In a single window of the Hoyosella subflava DQS3-9A1 genome:
- the rpsM gene encoding 30S ribosomal protein S13: protein MARLVGVDLPRDKRMEIALTYIFGVGRTRSQEILTATGISPDLRTKDLTDDDVAKLREYIEGSFKIEGDLRREVQANIRRKMEIGSYQGLRHRRGLPVRGQRTKTNARTRKGPKKTIAGKKKAR from the coding sequence ATGGCACGGCTTGTAGGCGTCGATCTGCCGCGCGATAAGCGCATGGAGATCGCGCTGACATACATCTTCGGCGTCGGCCGGACCCGCTCCCAGGAGATTCTTACGGCGACGGGCATTAGCCCGGACCTCCGCACGAAAGACCTGACTGACGATGATGTCGCGAAGCTCCGCGAATACATCGAAGGGTCTTTCAAGATCGAGGGTGACCTGCGCCGCGAGGTGCAGGCGAACATTCGCCGAAAGATGGAAATTGGCTCCTACCAGGGTCTGCGGCACCGCCGCGGCCTCCCGGTCCGGGGTCAGCGCACGAAAACTAACGCGCGCACCCGGAAGGGCCCGAAGAAGACGATCGCCGGTAAGAAGAAGGCAAGGTAA
- the rpmJ gene encoding 50S ribosomal protein L36, producing the protein MKVQPSVKKICDKCQVVRRKGRVFVICDNLRHKQRQG; encoded by the coding sequence GTGAAGGTTCAGCCAAGCGTCAAGAAGATCTGCGACAAGTGTCAGGTCGTACGTCGCAAGGGGCGGGTTTTCGTCATTTGTGACAACCTGCGCCACAAGCAGCGTCAGGGCTGA
- a CDS encoding DNA-directed RNA polymerase subunit alpha has protein sequence MLISQRPELTEEIVADSRSRFVIEPLEPGFGYTLGNSLRRTLLSSIPGAAVTSIRIDGVLHEFTTVPGVKEDVTEIILNLKSLVVSSEEDEPVTMYVRKQGPGAVTAGDIVPPAGVEVHNPDLHIATLNDKGRLEIELVVERGRGYVPALQNKATGAEIGRIPMDAIYSPVLKVTYKVEATRVEQRTDFDRLIVDVETKNSISPRDSVASAGKTLVELFGLCRELNVESEGIEIGPSPQEADHIAAYAMPIEQLDLTVRSYNCLKREGVHTVGELVSRTESDLLDIRNFGQKSIDEVKVKLHTLGLSLKDSPGPFDPSAVAGYDASTGTWRDTDADGDGDYAAEQDYAETEQL, from the coding sequence ATGCTCATCTCTCAGCGCCCAGAGCTGACGGAAGAGATCGTCGCCGATAGCCGGTCACGGTTCGTCATCGAGCCGCTCGAGCCGGGATTCGGTTACACCCTCGGCAACTCCCTTCGCCGGACACTGCTGTCGTCCATTCCGGGCGCGGCCGTAACCAGCATCCGGATCGATGGTGTTCTCCATGAGTTCACCACCGTCCCGGGGGTGAAGGAAGACGTCACCGAAATCATCCTCAACCTGAAGAGCCTCGTAGTGAGCTCGGAAGAGGATGAGCCTGTCACCATGTACGTGCGCAAGCAGGGCCCCGGAGCTGTCACCGCTGGTGACATCGTTCCGCCTGCGGGTGTCGAGGTGCACAACCCGGATCTGCACATTGCGACCCTCAACGACAAGGGCCGCTTGGAGATCGAGCTTGTGGTAGAGCGTGGCCGTGGCTACGTTCCAGCGCTGCAGAACAAGGCCACCGGTGCCGAGATCGGGCGTATCCCGATGGACGCGATTTACTCGCCAGTCCTGAAGGTCACGTACAAGGTCGAGGCGACCCGTGTCGAGCAGCGCACCGACTTCGACCGTCTCATCGTTGACGTTGAGACGAAGAACTCGATCAGCCCGCGTGACTCCGTTGCTTCGGCAGGCAAGACACTCGTCGAGCTGTTCGGCCTGTGCCGTGAGCTGAACGTGGAGTCCGAGGGCATCGAGATCGGGCCGTCACCGCAGGAAGCTGATCACATCGCCGCATACGCGATGCCGATCGAGCAGCTCGATCTCACCGTCCGTTCGTACAACTGCCTCAAGCGTGAAGGTGTACACACGGTCGGCGAGCTGGTGAGCCGCACGGAGTCTGACCTCCTTGATATCCGCAACTTCGGGCAGAAGTCCATCGACGAGGTGAAGGTCAAGCTTCACACGCTCGGTCTTTCGCTCAAGGACAGCCCTGGACCGTTCGATCCTTCGGCGGTCGCTGGGTACGACGCGAGCACGGGGACATGGCGCGACACCGACGCTGACGGCGACGGTGACTATGCCGCTGAGCAGGACTACGCCGAAACAGAACAGCTTTAA
- the eccE gene encoding type VII secretion protein EccE, which produces MDVHIARVLQRVPIRGMVAAQIAVLWAIVTGTIVKLPSVTMVSGAVLLAILCLATWRGRLLIDWAAAPLTAHAKAYAEDPDPIGRVFSVPLSQVTGIEAPGATAIGIHCRGTSSAAILEITSAPLMPAAFGRDSYAGETAVPMRALSKLLDQYGFALSGIDVVTHGLKSTTDHPIGQHYARLIAPLPAASHRRTWIVLRLDTLDSWREIQRRGGGDAGIGQALAVTAVRAQRQLASEGFGTTPLTAADIERIGRSAPRFDRIYALGAPGLSPEQMLPVWQPATSLTALTLQLRRVRENANCTEARYGVAAVAGHASAPDVKRTPIPVAHAVPLSGHGDLVHQILLPLGSGDAATMSGTLGRARFPADKLPSLHIPAGGCGQLIGTDQMGRAITIPLASSSVRYAMVAGRIQLVQQVVIRAVAAGAHVRIATNRPHVWAPLIPNRRLTQKPGIIAFAEQPWVAPATETHRLLVVDDPDYHLARQPGITILEVRGMPVDGTAHDREVDSPRPEADVTIEQSRHAASQLRVTIGGRHLDLSIVTYPEEMDYLTHPGSTGRTISSQPESEGPRARRVHAHAG; this is translated from the coding sequence ATGGACGTTCACATCGCGCGCGTGCTTCAGCGTGTACCCATCCGGGGCATGGTGGCCGCGCAGATCGCAGTGCTCTGGGCCATCGTGACAGGCACAATCGTGAAGTTGCCGTCGGTCACAATGGTGAGCGGCGCGGTGCTGCTCGCAATCCTGTGTCTTGCGACGTGGCGCGGACGGCTCTTAATCGACTGGGCGGCTGCGCCTCTCACTGCTCACGCGAAGGCGTATGCCGAGGACCCCGATCCGATCGGCCGTGTGTTCAGCGTGCCGCTCAGCCAGGTCACCGGCATTGAGGCACCCGGCGCAACTGCCATCGGAATACACTGTCGCGGCACCTCCAGTGCCGCAATCCTCGAGATCACCAGCGCGCCACTAATGCCCGCCGCGTTCGGTCGTGACTCGTACGCCGGTGAGACCGCTGTGCCCATGAGAGCCCTCTCGAAGCTCCTCGACCAGTACGGATTCGCGCTCAGTGGTATCGACGTCGTTACCCACGGACTCAAGAGCACCACCGATCACCCGATCGGCCAGCATTACGCCCGTCTCATCGCACCGCTGCCCGCCGCCAGTCACCGGCGCACCTGGATCGTGCTACGCCTCGACACACTGGATTCGTGGCGTGAGATCCAGCGGCGCGGTGGTGGCGATGCCGGGATCGGTCAAGCGCTCGCGGTAACCGCGGTTCGCGCACAGCGACAATTAGCATCCGAAGGCTTCGGAACCACGCCATTGACCGCTGCGGACATCGAACGCATAGGCCGGAGCGCTCCGCGATTTGATCGCATCTACGCCCTGGGCGCTCCGGGGCTTAGCCCCGAGCAGATGCTGCCAGTGTGGCAACCTGCCACTTCGCTCACGGCACTGACCCTTCAGCTACGCCGCGTGCGAGAGAACGCCAATTGCACCGAAGCTCGGTACGGCGTCGCGGCGGTAGCTGGCCATGCGTCCGCACCAGATGTGAAACGAACACCGATCCCAGTCGCGCACGCCGTGCCGCTTTCCGGACACGGCGATCTCGTCCATCAGATCCTGCTACCGCTCGGATCTGGTGACGCCGCCACGATGTCCGGCACCCTCGGACGAGCGCGATTCCCGGCAGACAAATTACCGAGCCTCCACATACCGGCCGGAGGGTGCGGCCAACTCATCGGCACAGACCAGATGGGGCGTGCGATCACAATTCCACTCGCATCTAGTTCTGTCCGGTACGCCATGGTCGCAGGCCGCATCCAGCTAGTGCAGCAAGTCGTCATACGCGCCGTCGCCGCTGGTGCGCACGTTCGCATCGCGACGAATCGGCCACACGTTTGGGCGCCGCTCATACCAAACCGGAGACTCACCCAAAAACCCGGGATCATCGCCTTCGCCGAACAGCCATGGGTGGCCCCTGCGACTGAAACACACCGCTTACTCGTGGTGGACGACCCGGACTACCACCTGGCGCGCCAGCCTGGCATCACCATCCTCGAGGTTCGCGGGATGCCCGTTGACGGCACCGCGCATGACCGCGAAGTCGATTCCCCGCGGCCCGAAGCGGACGTCACCATCGAACAGTCCCGGCACGCCGCCAGTCAGTTACGTGTCACGATCGGAGGCCGTCACCTCGACCTCAGCATCGTGACCTACCCAGAAGAGATGGATTACCTCACCCATCCGGGCAGTACGGGCCGGACGATCAGTTCTCAGCCGGAATCTGAGGGTCCGCGAGCGAGACGGGTTCACGCACACGCCGGGTAG
- the eccB gene encoding type VII secretion protein EccB, translating to MTTRTQVSGYRFLLRRMEHALIRKDARMLSDPLRSQNRALAVGLVIAMLGIAGAGVLAVLWPQDKVRDASIAVGRDSGAMFVRVDDVFHPVLNLASARLILDNAAEPAMVSEDDLAKYPRGPLLGIPGAPQTLRVDAATGGAWTVCDSLPGGAGGRPESIRTAVIAGDPVLADVRAFGDRDALLVRRDEQDFLIYDGVRARVDLSDLAVVRAYGLEGVQPRPVSAGLLNAVPEVPPLAPPVIEGNDEPSAHFSGRKVGSVVRVNQAGRSQHYVIVRDGVQPVGEAIADLLRFADSLGAGEIPVVPPDALKRVPPREDLPIDAYPAVAPTVIDAPVACLSWTPVDGSAALKVLAGAALPVPDDAQLVQRVSEAHADEMLADEVYVAPGGGRFVHPVGTAGAKLALPSGTPVYVSDTGVRFGIPSAAEAAALGLESDSAPAPGPILRLLTPGPPLGRDEALVAHDSVPGAVLPDQ from the coding sequence GTGACTACGCGTACCCAAGTCAGTGGGTATCGCTTCCTGTTACGGCGTATGGAGCATGCGCTTATCCGCAAGGATGCGCGCATGCTCAGTGATCCGCTCCGATCGCAGAATCGGGCGCTCGCGGTCGGATTGGTCATCGCGATGCTCGGAATCGCTGGTGCTGGTGTCCTCGCGGTGCTGTGGCCCCAGGACAAGGTTCGTGACGCATCGATCGCGGTGGGGCGGGATTCGGGCGCAATGTTCGTGCGCGTCGACGACGTGTTCCACCCGGTGCTCAATCTCGCCTCGGCGAGGCTGATTCTCGACAACGCAGCCGAGCCAGCGATGGTCAGTGAAGATGACCTGGCGAAGTATCCGCGTGGACCATTGCTTGGTATTCCGGGTGCCCCGCAGACGTTGCGGGTAGACGCAGCCACAGGTGGTGCGTGGACGGTGTGTGATTCGTTGCCTGGAGGCGCGGGCGGGCGGCCGGAGAGCATCCGTACGGCGGTGATTGCGGGTGATCCGGTGCTCGCCGATGTGCGAGCATTTGGTGACCGCGACGCCCTGCTCGTACGGCGTGACGAGCAGGATTTTCTTATTTACGACGGCGTCCGTGCGCGAGTGGACCTCTCGGATCTCGCGGTGGTGCGTGCGTACGGGCTGGAGGGTGTGCAGCCGCGGCCAGTGAGCGCGGGACTACTCAATGCGGTGCCCGAAGTGCCGCCGCTCGCCCCGCCTGTGATCGAAGGGAACGACGAGCCTTCTGCTCACTTCAGCGGACGGAAAGTCGGCTCGGTGGTGCGCGTTAACCAGGCTGGCCGTTCCCAGCACTACGTTATCGTCCGCGATGGCGTCCAGCCGGTAGGGGAGGCGATCGCGGATCTGCTTCGATTCGCTGATTCCCTGGGTGCTGGTGAGATCCCTGTTGTACCACCGGATGCGCTGAAGCGTGTACCGCCGCGCGAGGACCTTCCGATCGATGCGTATCCAGCTGTCGCGCCCACCGTGATCGACGCTCCTGTCGCTTGCCTGTCCTGGACGCCGGTAGATGGCAGCGCTGCCCTCAAGGTCCTCGCGGGAGCTGCGCTGCCCGTTCCGGACGACGCTCAGTTGGTACAGCGCGTCAGTGAGGCTCATGCTGACGAAATGCTCGCCGACGAGGTATACGTCGCACCAGGCGGTGGCCGGTTTGTGCACCCTGTAGGCACTGCCGGTGCGAAGCTGGCGCTTCCCTCGGGTACTCCGGTCTACGTCTCGGATACGGGAGTGCGATTCGGGATCCCCTCCGCCGCAGAAGCGGCAGCGCTCGGGCTCGAGTCCGATTCGGCGCCCGCTCCCGGGCCGATTCTCCGGCTCCTCACCCCGGGGCCGCCGCTCGGCCGCGATGAAGCACTCGTTGCGCATGACAGTGTCCCGGGGGCCGTGCTGCCGGACCAGTGA
- a CDS encoding CocE/NonD family hydrolase → MGRFLKTAGLLLTAALLIPIAPANAQQNLPPDGGTVGERWSQAVDSAPQYPSIAVEEDVPIIMSDGVTLRATIYRPADAAGQPVREPLPVVLNLTPYTRLVNTLVDAITEHPELGPLLQTVVRDANLTGTPFDGVEEIAKVLLGGGPRLLGVNRDLIQNGYTQVVVDVRGTGYSQGVWDVLQAREQQDSVEILDWISNQAWSDGSAAMAGISYSAINSLQAASHRPPSLKAVFAVEPAEDLAHDIVMTGGAGGIGFMPLWLTLVNTLKFLPSLDALLTGEFDPAWLADRMAEPFVMGEEFVEGAFFAEGVAAHDGPFFWGLNPQIERIDVPTFVFGAYQDIFARGQVRIYDRLQLPVTEKKLVMGENYHVNPGWRMGGPGQPPRLDVLERAWFDRWVRGVPNGIENYGPIVSDQMGSGWTVSSSIPRPGSEYRKLYLDAAPSGTAAHAVHDGSLNDQPGAPARLSVAPGIENVCSRDAAQGTAGLFAIFGSQCTRDGRTAERDAVTFTTAPIAEATQISGPMNLRLVTRHDMPEGFWHVTVSDVAPDGTSTTVTSGGLLASRRAIDAARSQTTPDGDYIDAVHPLTRESVLPVTPGEPTVLDIDLRHTDALLKAGHRLRVSVSASSIVRYIPLIPDLVATGLAPQHIEIDPAAPSWLLFTAN, encoded by the coding sequence TTGGGGCGTTTCCTGAAGACTGCGGGCCTGTTGCTCACAGCAGCATTGTTGATTCCGATCGCGCCCGCGAACGCTCAGCAAAACCTTCCACCCGATGGGGGCACCGTCGGGGAGCGATGGAGTCAGGCTGTCGACTCGGCGCCCCAGTATCCGTCAATCGCGGTGGAAGAAGACGTTCCGATCATCATGAGCGACGGCGTGACTCTGCGCGCCACGATCTACCGGCCTGCTGACGCCGCTGGGCAGCCAGTGCGCGAGCCGCTTCCAGTGGTGCTCAACCTGACGCCGTATACGCGGCTTGTGAACACCCTGGTCGACGCGATCACGGAGCATCCCGAACTGGGTCCGCTCTTGCAGACGGTTGTGCGTGACGCCAACCTCACAGGAACACCGTTTGATGGGGTCGAGGAGATCGCGAAGGTGCTCCTCGGCGGTGGGCCCCGACTGCTCGGAGTCAACCGTGACCTCATCCAGAACGGATACACGCAGGTTGTGGTGGACGTCCGAGGGACGGGCTACTCCCAGGGCGTGTGGGACGTCTTGCAGGCACGCGAGCAGCAGGACAGTGTCGAGATTCTGGACTGGATCAGCAACCAAGCGTGGTCGGACGGCTCAGCGGCGATGGCCGGAATTTCCTACTCTGCGATCAATAGCCTGCAGGCTGCGTCGCACAGGCCACCGTCACTGAAAGCAGTGTTCGCGGTCGAGCCAGCAGAGGACCTCGCCCACGACATCGTGATGACAGGCGGAGCCGGAGGTATCGGCTTCATGCCGCTGTGGCTCACCCTTGTGAACACGCTGAAGTTCCTGCCCTCCCTTGATGCGCTGCTGACCGGTGAGTTTGATCCCGCGTGGCTGGCTGATCGGATGGCCGAGCCGTTCGTCATGGGTGAGGAGTTTGTTGAGGGGGCCTTCTTCGCTGAGGGAGTTGCTGCTCACGACGGGCCATTCTTCTGGGGTCTCAATCCGCAGATTGAGCGTATCGATGTTCCGACCTTTGTATTCGGCGCCTATCAGGACATCTTCGCCCGTGGTCAGGTCCGGATCTATGACCGGCTGCAACTTCCAGTGACGGAGAAGAAGCTGGTCATGGGGGAGAACTACCACGTCAATCCGGGCTGGCGCATGGGCGGGCCAGGTCAGCCTCCACGGCTCGACGTGCTGGAACGCGCGTGGTTCGACCGTTGGGTTCGAGGGGTACCGAACGGCATCGAGAACTACGGGCCCATTGTGTCGGATCAGATGGGTAGCGGATGGACAGTGTCGTCCAGTATTCCGCGGCCAGGGTCGGAGTACCGCAAGCTCTACCTTGACGCGGCGCCGAGCGGCACAGCTGCGCACGCCGTGCACGACGGCTCGCTGAATGACCAGCCGGGCGCGCCCGCCCGGCTGAGTGTCGCGCCCGGTATCGAGAACGTCTGTTCGCGTGACGCAGCGCAAGGCACCGCTGGTCTCTTTGCGATATTCGGGTCGCAATGCACGCGTGACGGCCGAACTGCGGAACGGGACGCCGTTACGTTCACGACGGCACCTATTGCGGAAGCCACGCAGATCTCGGGTCCGATGAATCTACGGCTGGTAACGCGCCACGACATGCCTGAGGGGTTCTGGCACGTCACTGTGTCTGACGTAGCTCCCGACGGCACGTCAACCACGGTGACCAGCGGTGGCCTCCTGGCTTCGCGCCGGGCGATTGATGCCGCGCGCAGCCAGACAACGCCGGATGGGGATTACATCGACGCGGTCCATCCGCTGACGCGGGAATCAGTGCTGCCCGTGACGCCGGGGGAACCGACGGTGCTGGATATCGATCTGCGGCACACGGACGCCCTGCTCAAGGCCGGGCACCGGCTCAGGGTGAGCGTCTCCGCGTCCAGCATCGTTCGTTACATACCGCTGATTCCTGATCTGGTTGCGACTGGTCTCGCGCCCCAGCACATCGAAATCGATCCCGCGGCACCGAGCTGGCTGCTGTTCACCGCCAACTGA
- the rplQ gene encoding 50S ribosomal protein L17 — protein MPKPTKGPRLGGSASHQKLMLANLATSLFEHGRITTTEAKARRLRPFAEKLVTHAKKGGLAHRREVLKTIRDKDVVHKLFAEIGPHFAERDGGYTRIVKTLPRKGDNAPMAVIELVKEQTVSSEADRARRVAASQSAPAAAPVSEATAEETVTVENPAEEAVDAADDAAVENAEEVVDALEDQNATAADATEAAEVSDADESK, from the coding sequence ATGCCCAAGCCCACCAAGGGGCCGCGCCTTGGCGGCTCAGCGTCGCATCAGAAGCTGATGCTGGCTAACCTCGCAACGTCACTGTTCGAGCATGGCCGCATCACCACCACCGAGGCCAAGGCCCGGCGGCTGCGTCCGTTCGCGGAGAAGCTTGTCACCCACGCGAAAAAGGGCGGACTCGCCCATCGTCGTGAGGTGCTGAAGACGATCCGCGACAAGGACGTCGTCCACAAGCTCTTCGCCGAAATTGGCCCGCACTTTGCTGAGCGTGACGGTGGCTACACCCGCATCGTCAAGACGCTGCCACGCAAGGGCGACAACGCCCCGATGGCAGTGATCGAACTCGTCAAGGAGCAGACCGTCTCGTCCGAGGCGGACCGCGCTCGCCGCGTGGCCGCTTCGCAGAGCGCCCCTGCAGCTGCACCAGTTTCTGAGGCTACGGCCGAAGAGACAGTGACAGTGGAGAACCCTGCCGAGGAGGCCGTGGATGCGGCTGACGACGCAGCTGTCGAGAATGCGGAAGAGGTCGTCGACGCTCTCGAGGATCAGAACGCAACCGCCGCGGACGCTACCGAGGCTGCCGAGGTTAGCGACGCTGACGAGTCCAAGTAA
- the map gene encoding type I methionyl aminopeptidase, with protein sequence MRLRKRKVVPFRSAGELDAMAAAGAIVGETLVAVRDAAKPGVTTKELDEIAEATIRAANAVPSFLGYHGFTGSICASINEEVVHGIPGSRVIEAGDLVSIDCGAILDGWHGDSAWTFGVGATSDADRDLSDATRLTLEAGIAAMVEGNRLTDVSYALEMGTRKLERAHGRKYGIVDGYGGHGIGNEMHLDPFLPNEGAPGKGPHLVVGSVLAIEPMLTLGTTDTEVLDDEWTVVTADGSRAAHWEHTVAVTDDGPRILTLRPHD encoded by the coding sequence GTGCGACTCAGGAAACGCAAGGTAGTTCCGTTCCGGTCCGCCGGGGAACTCGATGCGATGGCTGCGGCGGGTGCAATTGTCGGCGAGACACTCGTTGCTGTGCGCGACGCCGCAAAGCCCGGCGTGACCACCAAGGAACTCGACGAAATCGCCGAAGCAACAATCCGCGCGGCGAATGCTGTGCCGTCCTTCCTTGGCTACCACGGCTTCACGGGTTCCATCTGCGCTTCGATCAACGAAGAGGTCGTGCATGGAATCCCCGGCAGCCGAGTGATCGAGGCGGGTGACCTCGTCTCGATCGACTGCGGTGCCATCCTCGACGGTTGGCACGGGGATTCCGCCTGGACGTTCGGGGTGGGGGCGACCAGCGACGCTGACCGCGACCTCAGTGATGCGACTCGCCTGACGTTGGAAGCGGGTATCGCGGCGATGGTGGAGGGGAATCGACTCACCGATGTCTCCTATGCACTTGAAATGGGCACCCGGAAACTCGAACGCGCACATGGCCGGAAGTACGGCATCGTTGATGGTTACGGTGGCCATGGGATCGGAAACGAGATGCACCTCGATCCGTTCCTGCCCAACGAGGGGGCACCGGGTAAGGGCCCGCATCTGGTGGTTGGGTCGGTGCTCGCCATTGAGCCGATGCTGACGCTCGGCACCACCGATACTGAAGTTCTGGACGACGAATGGACGGTTGTCACTGCTGACGGGAGTCGTGCTGCGCACTGGGAACACACCGTCGCGGTCACAGATGACGGCCCGCGCATCCTGACCTTGCGGCCCCACGACTAG
- the rpsK gene encoding 30S ribosomal protein S11: MPPKSRATGGKKGQKSRRREKKNIAHGHAHIKSTFNNTIVSITDPQGNVISWASSGHVGFKGSRKSTPFAAQLAAENAARKAQDHGMKKVDVFVKGPGSGRETAIRSLQAAGLEVGTISDVTPQPHNGCRPPKRRRV; the protein is encoded by the coding sequence ATGCCCCCCAAGTCACGAGCGACCGGCGGTAAGAAGGGCCAGAAGTCCCGCCGCCGCGAAAAGAAGAACATTGCGCATGGTCACGCGCACATCAAGAGCACGTTCAACAACACCATCGTGTCGATCACAGACCCGCAGGGCAACGTGATCTCCTGGGCTTCCTCAGGTCACGTTGGTTTCAAGGGTTCTCGCAAGTCGACCCCGTTCGCCGCGCAGCTCGCTGCCGAGAACGCGGCACGCAAGGCCCAGGACCACGGCATGAAGAAGGTTGACGTCTTCGTGAAGGGCCCCGGTTCCGGCCGCGAGACCGCGATCCGTTCACTGCAGGCCGCTGGCCTCGAGGTGGGCACGATCTCTGATGTCACGCCACAGCCGCATAACGGCTGCCGTCCGCCGAAACGCCGCCGGGTCTAA
- the truA gene encoding tRNA pseudouridine(38-40) synthase TruA: protein MTPEEVQEGKPASPVGDGGLSAVRLRLDIAYDGTGFAGWARQRDQRTVAGVLEEALSLVLRTPIELTCAGRTDAGVHAAGQVAHMDVPATVVPEDLSRLVRRFARLLPVDVRITDITVAHPAFDARFSAMRRHYQYRVSTAPYGAEPVRARDTLAWPRKLDTERIGAAARHLVGLHDFAAFCRHREGATTVREIQRLDWVKSGDLHVAHVSADAFCWSMVRSLVGALLAVGEGRRDPEWIRFLLSERARASSVTVAPAHGLSLVRVDYPPDDELRARSEATRRVREPVSLADPQIPAEN, encoded by the coding sequence GTGACACCTGAAGAAGTTCAGGAAGGAAAGCCCGCCTCCCCAGTTGGGGATGGCGGGCTTTCCGCTGTCCGGCTGCGGCTCGATATCGCCTACGACGGAACAGGCTTCGCCGGCTGGGCACGACAGCGCGACCAACGGACCGTGGCGGGTGTGCTCGAAGAGGCGCTGTCGCTCGTGTTGCGGACACCAATCGAACTGACATGCGCTGGCCGCACAGACGCGGGCGTCCATGCAGCCGGACAGGTGGCGCACATGGACGTGCCCGCAACGGTTGTGCCCGAGGATCTTTCACGGCTCGTGCGCCGATTCGCCCGGTTGCTGCCGGTAGACGTGCGGATCACCGATATTACGGTGGCCCACCCCGCCTTTGACGCGAGATTTTCCGCGATGCGGCGCCACTACCAGTACCGCGTCAGTACCGCGCCGTACGGCGCGGAACCAGTGCGGGCGCGTGACACGCTCGCATGGCCGCGAAAACTCGACACAGAGCGCATCGGGGCCGCTGCCCGGCACCTCGTGGGCCTGCACGATTTTGCGGCGTTCTGCCGGCATCGCGAGGGCGCCACGACGGTGCGGGAGATTCAGCGCCTGGACTGGGTAAAGTCCGGCGACCTGCATGTCGCACATGTCAGCGCTGACGCGTTCTGCTGGTCTATGGTGCGCAGCCTGGTGGGCGCACTCCTCGCGGTGGGCGAGGGGCGCCGCGACCCCGAGTGGATACGGTTTCTGCTAAGCGAGCGTGCGCGCGCCAGTTCCGTCACCGTTGCTCCTGCGCACGGACTGAGCCTCGTCCGGGTTGACTATCCACCCGACGACGAACTCCGGGCGCGTTCTGAAGCTACCCGGCGTGTGCGTGAACCCGTCTCGCTCGCGGACCCTCAGATTCCGGCTGAGAACTGA
- the rpsD gene encoding 30S ribosomal protein S4: MARYTGPVTRKSRRLRVDLVGGDQAFERRPYPPGQHGRARIKESEYLLQLQEKQKARFTYGVMEKQFRRYYQEATRRSGKTGENLLRILETRLDNVVYRAGFARTRRQARQLVTHGHFLVNNQRVDIPSYRVSQYDIIDVRPQSLETVPMQLAKELITERQAPGWLQVVPSKLRILVHKEPDREQIIVPLQEQLIVEFYSK; the protein is encoded by the coding sequence ATGGCACGTTATACCGGTCCTGTAACCCGCAAGTCGCGTCGTCTCCGGGTGGACCTCGTTGGTGGTGACCAGGCTTTCGAGCGGCGTCCCTACCCGCCCGGTCAGCACGGCCGCGCGCGGATCAAGGAGAGCGAGTACCTGCTCCAGCTGCAGGAGAAGCAGAAGGCGCGCTTCACCTACGGCGTGATGGAAAAGCAGTTCCGCCGCTACTACCAGGAGGCAACACGCCGTTCAGGTAAGACGGGTGAGAACTTGCTCCGCATCCTCGAGACTCGTCTCGACAACGTGGTTTACCGTGCAGGGTTTGCGCGTACTCGCCGCCAGGCTCGCCAGCTCGTGACTCACGGTCACTTCCTGGTGAACAACCAGCGCGTCGACATTCCGAGCTACCGCGTTTCGCAGTACGACATCATCGATGTGCGCCCACAGTCGCTGGAGACCGTTCCGATGCAGCTCGCGAAGGAACTGATCACCGAGCGTCAAGCTCCCGGCTGGCTGCAGGTTGTCCCATCGAAGCTTCGGATCCTTGTCCACAAGGAGCCCGATCGGGAACAGATCATCGTTCCGCTGCAGGAGCAGTTGATCGTCGAGTTCTACTCGAAGTAA
- the infA gene encoding translation initiation factor IF-1: MAKKDGAIEVEGRVIEPLPNAMFRVELENGHKVLAHISGKMRQHYIRILPEDRVVVELSPYDLSRGRIVYRYK; the protein is encoded by the coding sequence ATGGCTAAGAAAGACGGGGCCATTGAGGTCGAGGGACGCGTTATCGAACCGCTGCCCAACGCAATGTTCCGAGTTGAGCTGGAAAACGGCCACAAGGTCCTCGCGCACATCAGCGGAAAGATGCGCCAGCACTACATCAGGATCCTCCCAGAGGATCGCGTAGTGGTGGAGCTCTCGCCGTATGACCTGTCGCGGGGCCGGATCGTCTACCGCTACAAGTAA